CCTCACTATTCTCATTATGTGGTTCCTCCTCAGTTACAGTTGACTAAATGGGATGGGCTCAACCTCTATCAGATACTACAGTGCTACTTTGGTCATGGGCAGGAATGGCTTATTGCTCCTGATTGCTATATACCCAACTCAGTGATTCGTGCCCGTCTTTGGCCAGAAGGTAGCCCAATATTCCTACAGTGCAACCTACATCCACCCCAACGGGAGCTGGGATGGGAGGATTTTCAGCCCTTCTTCTTCTGGCACAGCAAGGTAAGAGCTATAAGCAATGTTGGACAGCAACcagagaaagaggatgaaaaCTTCCTAGAAATGAGAACATCAAAGGAGGTAACCTACAGTGTCCTTACAGATGTGGCAAACCGCAGTTGGCTAGGGAAAAGGATGAGTGAAATTGCTATTAACAGCCTGGTCGAGACAATCCTCAACATCATGATCCATGCTAATCCATTGAAATACCAGTGCTGTATTGGTGCACTAGGACAGATCTTTGCTGCTTACCAGGTGTCTCCGTCTCTGCGCTCAGAGACAGCACATCGTCTTCTGGATGATACTACCAATCCCAACCCATTGATCCGAGAGTTAGCCTGGGAAGGGTTGAAGCGCCTAGGCATGATTACTCATCTCTTTGCCGTGCCCCTGGCACAAGGTTTAATGGATAAGGACCAAAGAGTGAGGAGTAAAGCCCTAATCCTAATGGCTGAGACTGGAGTCCACCATAAGACCTCACTCTTAAACTTGATCCAGAAACGAGACACTTTCCGAGAGATGCAGTAAGTTGTTTGTGCCTTCCTCAATCATTTACCACCTGCTAATTTTCTCCCCGCcctttttcctattttctcttctttttttttcttcactaccTCGTCATCCATGTTCATTAGTTTCCCCTGACTTTTCTTTTATCTCATAGCCTTTTTATATTCTTAGACTATCTTTGATGGTCTGCTATCTATTCCaatcctttctttgtctctttgccTATTCCTGTCTGTCCCTGacctccttttttccccctaacCTCTTTTAGTTACAATTTCCATCCTGTTTTCCCACCCTGGAAGCCCTCCATATAAAGCACCCCCAATTTTTGCCATCTTGGCTTcctagattttttcttttttcttttcttttttttgtttgatttttttgtttgtttgtttttgttttttgaggcagggtctcactctagcccaggctggaattcacactgtattctcaaggtggccttgaactcacagcaatcttctacctcttccttctgagtgcttggtttaaaggcatgtgccaccatgcctgattctttttgtttctttttggccACCTGTACCTACACTAACTGTCTTGGCCTTTTGCCTACTCTACAGAAGTTCTTTCCTTCCTATTCTCCTTCATGTGCCTGATTCAACATCGTTCTTTTCTTTGACTTTCATAGGCAAGAGATGATTGGGGAGGAATCCCTGGACCATCTGCTAGGAATGCGACCCACAGATCTCCAGATCCTTTATACTCAAGTGGAACAGCGACTAAATGAGAACTTGACTTTgtcaaaaggagaaaaaaggctTACTTTTTCTTTAGATGTCTCAAAATCTTCTGTACCAGGTAGAAATGTTTCCATACAACCTCCTCCAATTCTTGAAGAACCTGAAGTCAAGTCCAGCAAAAGTCAAAAACGAATCCGAGCAGCTGGCAAAAGGCATGGTGTGTATGGGGAAATCTGACCTATGTGCCTCAGGGTCTCCCAGAAAAGGCTGGTCAAGATCACAGAGGGTCATGAGATATGAGGTGGGAAGACAAATGAGTGAAAGATTGTTTCACAGAATGGAATTCACAAACTCAGAAAGATCTCAAGGCTTATCTATATAGAATGAGTCAGTTGAGGATATATAAGAATACACCCAGGAGAGATTTTAAGGACgggcccagccttttttttttttttaaattttttatttatttatttgagagcaacggacacagagagaaagacagatagagggatagagagagaatgggcgcgccagggcttccagcctctgcaaacgaactccagacgcgtgcgcccccttgtgcatctggctaacgtgggacctggggaaccgagcctcgaaccggggtccttaggcttcacaggcaagcgcttaaccactaagccatctctccagcccgggcccAGCCTTTTCTgttgcttaaagaaaaaaaaaattatttagagagaaagaacaagagagagagagagagaaatagaataggtgtgctagggcctctagccactgtaaacaaattccagatgcatgtcccaccttctgcatctaacttacatgggatctggagaattgaacctgggtccttaggcttctcaggcaagcgccttaaccatttaaccacttaaccaggcaatctctccagcccatgttgctcCTACTTTTATTACAGTTCCTCTTCATTCACACCAGATTTAGAAAGTGCTTCATTTAACTCCCCATGCTTTCCTTACCTCCATCTCCTAATTTTCCCTGCAGCCAAAAAATTGTTGCGAGGTCTCAGAAAGGTGAAAGAGGCAGAAGCTAAACAGGTGATCACAGAGCCAGCTCCTGTTGAGAGTGAAAGTGATCAGTCTGAAGCTGTAGAGGTAGAGAAGATGGAGGAAGCAGCTATCTATGCCAAGGCTTCAGTCAGCAGCACAAGGAAGAGCCTAAAAGAAGTTGAAGTTTCAGACAAAGCTATCACAAAAGAGCACATTGCTGTGACCATGAAATTAGTGAGGAAAAGGCAAATAGgctcagacaaaaaagagaagaaagctcCTAAAGCCATGAAAATgtacaagaagaaaataaaagaccaaGTTTCAGTTGAGGAACCTCTACCACCTATAACAGATGCACCTGTGAAGAAAAGGGTTAAATCATATGGGCGAGGTGCTGCTGGAGTGCCTGGACACAGAGCTCTCTCTTTTGACAGTGCATGGCGGGATGATCTATGTCGTCTTATGACCCTGAGGATATCTGGCTCCCAGGTAAATATGTCAGAAGATCTAAACACTGAGCTAGTGACTATGGCTGAGAAGGTGCTGACAGATCGGCACCCCAGCTGGGAACTTTTTCAGGAGATCTGCCCGGTGttgaagaaaaaaagtgaagctATGCTTGAGGACCTTGACTGGGATGCAGTTtggccagaaagaaagaaagttcttaTCCATGAGGAAGCAATTAAAGACATGGTGATGAttacagaggagaaagagatatTAGAGAAGGAAGAACAAATGCAAATGGAAGAAAAGGGCATGAAAGAGTTGGAGGAAGAGGTTCCAAAAATAGACAAGAAAAGTTCCTTAGAACTTGGTGGCCTACTCAAGGTAAAACAAAAGGTAAAGAAATCTAAGAAGAAGGGCTTGAAGCAAGAGAGGAAACCAGTTCAGGAGGAGAGGGAACCAGTTCAGGAGGAGAGGGAACCAGTTCAGGAAGAGAGGGAACCAGTccagaaggagagagaactaGTCCAGGAGGAAAGGGAAGTAGGCATAAAACAGGAGACAGTGACCAAAGAAGAGTGGGATATGCGTGAAGAACAGGAGGAAAAGGTACAACCAGAAAAGAAAGTAATTGAGCCAGATGAAAAAACAATTATGGTTGAAAGGGTGCTGTCTTGGAAAGAGTGGAAGGAGTCCTGGGATCAGTGGGTAAATGCTTACAGAGAGACAAAAATAACCTGGGATGAATGGAAACAAGAGTGGGACAGGAAACATTTTCAGCAAAAGGAGAAACACCAGGCAGAAGAGAAGCCATTCCCAGATGATACAGtacaggaaaagaagaaatgggaTGAGTGGAAAGAGATCTGGGAAACTGTAATATCCAAATCCAAGGATGAGAAAGAATTGGCTCCAAGGGAAGAAGAACTGTCCCAGGAATGGGAGGAAGTGTCCCAGGAGTTGAGTGAAGAAGAAAAGCTGCTCCCAGAGGAGCAGAGACAGATCGAAGAAGAACAGAAACAAGCCGTGTTACAGAACAAACAAGCCAAGCTTGAAAGAAAACGagccagagaggagaggaggctgGCACAAGAAGAGGAGAAACTCGCGCATGAGGAGAAAAGGCTTgcccaagaagaaagaaagctggcCAAAGAATATGTGACAGTGGTTTCTAGAGGTGGAAAAGTGACCCAAGCAGAGAGGAACattgcagagaaagaggaaaaactgGCCATAAGAGAAGAAGAGCTCAGCCAAGAAGCAGAACAATTAGCCCAGAAAAAGAGGAAACTGGCCAAGAAATTGGAGAAAATTTCAAGAGATGAAGAGAAACTAGTGAATAAAATTGAGAGAGTAGCTGAGGTGAAAAGACTATTGGCCCAGAAAACAGAAACACTGATGCAAAAGGAACAAAATATAGAATGTCAGGAAAAGGAACTGGATGAGGAGATGGAGGACCTAAAAAAGGATATGGAGAAACTgattggggaagaaaaaaaactgaTCGAGGAAAAAGAGAACCTGTATGAAGAAAATGAGGATCTGATTAAGGAAGAGACAATGCTGGCCTGGCAAGAGGAGCTTCTGACAACTAAAGAGAGAATACTGGCCCAGGAAGAAGAGAAGCTGATCCAGGAAGAGAAGTTGGCCCAAGACATGGGAAAAAtgatggaggaagaggaaagactgctccagaaaagaaaggaactaATGGACAACAAAGAGAAACTGGCCCAGGAAAGGAAAAATCTAGTCTACAACAAACAAGAACTTGAAGACAAGAGGGAGGAACTGGATGAGAAGGAAGGGAATCTGGCCCAGAAAACGGAGTATCTAGCTCAGCAAAAGGAAAAACTGGCTCAAAAGAAAGAGGATGTCCACTGTGCTAAAGAAAAATGCATCAAAGGGAAAGAGCAGATAGCTCAAGTAAAGAAGAAACTGGGGGTGTACAGGGAAAGGCTGGTTTATATAGAGGAGAAGTTGAAGAAGGAAAATGAAGCACTGatggagaagaaggaaaagatagtTGTTGTTGTGAACAGACTGGCTCAGGCAAATAGAAGTCTGGctgaaaaacaggagaaattggCCCAAGAAAAAATGAACTTAGCTGAGGAAAAGATGGTATTGTACCAGGAATGTAAACTATTCAGAGATGAACCAGAGATTTTTGAAGAAGAAATGGCACTGAATGCAGAAATGAGGAAGTTGGCCCAGGAGAAGCGGAAGCTGACTCAGGAGATAGAAAATCTTGCCAGGAAAGACACTGAAGATGTTCTACAGAAACGAAGACTGACTGATCATGAGATAGACCTAGTAAAGAAGAGACTGTCACTAGAAGAAAAGTTACTGGCATATGAAAATAGGCTGTTAGCCACAGAGAAAAAGGGCATTGCCAAGGGAAAACTGGAACTTAGCACAGGACAGAGAATTTATGTACAAGGAGAAAGGAAGTTAACCAAGGCAGCAAGAAAATTGGCTACAGACAAGGAGCCAACACAAACGAGCAGAACCTTAAAGGCACTTCAGAAACTCGTGAGTGAGGAGACCAAAGCAACCCAGGAAGAAACAAAGATGACAAAGATAAAACGGACACTCTTAATTAAGGAAAACAGACTGAGCAAGGAGGAGAACAGACTTGATATCAAAGAATGGGATGGTTCTAAGGAACAACTAGAAATGACCAGAGATGAAAAGAAGTTGGCTAAGAAGCAGAACAATCTGGCCAAGGAAATGATGCAGTTGaaaaccaaagaggaaaaaatagCTGCTGAAGAAAGTAGATTGACAAGGGAACATAGAGAAGTCATGCAAACtatagaggaggaagaagaggaagaagaggaggaggaagaagcagagatatctgagaaagaaacagaaatcctATTCTTTAAACCAacatggaaaagaagaaaagcactGGAGAGATCTGCTACTCTTAAGAAAAAGTTTTACACTTTATTAGATACCatagagaataaagaaaaatttactaAAGAAATGGAAAGTCTGCTCAATGAAGTAGAGCAAGAGAGTTTgtctgaggaagaggaagaagaagaaga
The nucleotide sequence above comes from Jaculus jaculus isolate mJacJac1 chromosome 7, mJacJac1.mat.Y.cur, whole genome shotgun sequence. Encoded proteins:
- the Wdr87 gene encoding WD repeat-containing protein 87, whose protein sequence is MPSPRLIPKWKDFIYLINEKAQQSKQSLEEPKSDVLVLSDRSQILFKESRYPQNMPLICPYFSDAYFFASLSWVSSFTKEILAVVWMKSKSEDMVEKRTFSMTERLPPIQSMVHTGSFHVLVVYCGDLILRIFGDHFRAFKSLGIVPCRFNISCLCYDPEMKMLLSGIQGGVVTWAIEQSGKGLQMVYLFPMPGDELVQNIQLNGPNDCLLALCETVVRVLDRQGQGQLGEVQRFTSTSSGSFITCCFPCFEQGFFYAGNKAGEVHVWNLSRSQHLHSFRAHSSVVVCIRSRAEAHTLLTAGKEGFMKEWNLTSGNLLRRLELGNELFNLQFIDNSTFFCQTTHSFSLRRLPCFYSLFNVCGSSPQQLRRVRCGENWFRILCATEDGLLRFVSPITGNLLVVTWPLSVLDQAVDWAYDPGKEELFVATGNSEVLVFDTSRCPCPAKYLLCTSPDPQDFVQCLAYGNFHLGRGLEGLIFSGHQSGVIRVLSQHSCARIERLMHFGAVLSLSTLCGSGRESSVLCSYGMDDYIQLSEAVLSGIRLQLQPLASILSSCHLNHLILLPKSVGAITDTNCLRLWKFHDFLSFGSQEGSTCIETLPLHQCTIISFDVCVALSLFVTGGSDGSVRIWDFHGRLIAMLDSSLHFGPLCFANDRGDLIVTFNQSLYLVPCLELLPQTLLSRLALMSLTDDMQESPKPFLPSFFFSFEAMFVPKYTYDQRNQELMGLESLVNKRAIAFDHSVPHVIEEDEDGSPVLVSIPRYHSLEGTDMRQMDKPHYSHYVVPPQLQLTKWDGLNLYQILQCYFGHGQEWLIAPDCYIPNSVIRARLWPEGSPIFLQCNLHPPQRELGWEDFQPFFFWHSKVRAISNVGQQPEKEDENFLEMRTSKEVTYSVLTDVANRSWLGKRMSEIAINSLVETILNIMIHANPLKYQCCIGALGQIFAAYQVSPSLRSETAHRLLDDTTNPNPLIRELAWEGLKRLGMITHLFAVPLAQGLMDKDQRVRSKALILMAETGVHHKTSLLNLIQKRDTFREMQQEMIGEESLDHLLGMRPTDLQILYTQVEQRLNENLTLSKGEKRLTFSLDVSKSSVPGRNVSIQPPPILEEPEVKSSKSQKRIRAAGKRHAKKLLRGLRKVKEAEAKQVITEPAPVESESDQSEAVEVEKMEEAAIYAKASVSSTRKSLKEVEVSDKAITKEHIAVTMKLVRKRQIGSDKKEKKAPKAMKMYKKKIKDQVSVEEPLPPITDAPVKKRVKSYGRGAAGVPGHRALSFDSAWRDDLCRLMTLRISGSQVNMSEDLNTELVTMAEKVLTDRHPSWELFQEICPVLKKKSEAMLEDLDWDAVWPERKKVLIHEEAIKDMVMITEEKEILEKEEQMQMEEKGMKELEEEVPKIDKKSSLELGGLLKVKQKVKKSKKKGLKQERKPVQEEREPVQEEREPVQEEREPVQKERELVQEEREVGIKQETVTKEEWDMREEQEEKVQPEKKVIEPDEKTIMVERVLSWKEWKESWDQWVNAYRETKITWDEWKQEWDRKHFQQKEKHQAEEKPFPDDTVQEKKKWDEWKEIWETVISKSKDEKELAPREEELSQEWEEVSQELSEEEKLLPEEQRQIEEEQKQAVLQNKQAKLERKRAREERRLAQEEEKLAHEEKRLAQEERKLAKEYVTVVSRGGKVTQAERNIAEKEEKLAIREEELSQEAEQLAQKKRKLAKKLEKISRDEEKLVNKIERVAEVKRLLAQKTETLMQKEQNIECQEKELDEEMEDLKKDMEKLIGEEKKLIEEKENLYEENEDLIKEETMLAWQEELLTTKERILAQEEEKLIQEEKLAQDMGKMMEEEERLLQKRKELMDNKEKLAQERKNLVYNKQELEDKREELDEKEGNLAQKTEYLAQQKEKLAQKKEDVHCAKEKCIKGKEQIAQVKKKLGVYRERLVYIEEKLKKENEALMEKKEKIVVVVNRLAQANRSLAEKQEKLAQEKMNLAEEKMVLYQECKLFRDEPEIFEEEMALNAEMRKLAQEKRKLTQEIENLARKDTEDVLQKRRLTDHEIDLVKKRLSLEEKLLAYENRLLATEKKGIAKGKLELSTGQRIYVQGERKLTKAARKLATDKEPTQTSRTLKALQKLVSEETKATQEETKMTKIKRTLLIKENRLSKEENRLDIKEWDGSKEQLEMTRDEKKLAKKQNNLAKEMMQLKTKEEKIAAEESRLTREHREVMQTIEEEEEEEEEEEEAEISEKETEILFFKPTWKRRKALERSATLKKKFYTLLDTIENKEKFTKEMESLLNEVEQESLSEEEEEEEEEEEEEEEEEEKEDEEKEKWKEEEREEEDREEEEKKKIKMQEEKEEEEEEGLEEMEESISEEEMESLSGTEEKTEKLISLLEEVGKEKEVLKGEKLFKLQEARRMAPQKREMLPPTEKEFSVKGFPAVKESAVKLVALQPPPSKLISVPIEMGRRVLAPLAIKQISWGEKATVLETSRIISKTEFMDKEKELLEKSEPAPVYTLDTILESQEQDIKIPSTSHILRKVMETHKLQHKLPHAKWEWFVQQHPSLTGETAQLPLPEILTEEQYSEASLSDVEWMHHVLKRMEAGEELPRDTFHRLCQLLKDLTSKGDLEWLHLAILEAIVNRHKQTTESRSTMIPKHSREPISPKHLKVIPPIKGKEKESWLKPLAVPVSESLLTTKRVVDPKAINWHLLEEPYRGARVQKLFDALKEIQTRHFYPVKRDILTGLHASVDRQTLALMFQKDLTAFKGKGRYPKLPKLEKTGQPILKRKDKVPPWETFVALYHVLRMLQQRYAKDTTAWMEQFHQLMDLYQLKSPQIQRLLQDLLLREEPLPHEVICKEAVKAMELVPGQRLFYCLICGGAHIPKIPLEFQDVIPLPEQNNVHTVHPIGIAQYGILELAWKSLPQADIHLTKKFPHITAPSHNLGLAGGQKFLFASEERSDHQQLDLHL